A genomic window from Cupriavidus metallidurans CH34 includes:
- a CDS encoding DUF488 domain-containing protein, with protein MSIRIVRLGTPRAADEGLRIGTVRRPPRGVPKAEFASRDYYDVWYPVLSPSADLVAEAQAATDDKAWRAFDRHFRSQMAEPDASRTLDLLAALSHRTNFSLGCYCENEAHCHRSILRDLLAKRGADIA; from the coding sequence ATGAGCATTCGTATCGTCAGGCTTGGCACACCCCGCGCAGCGGATGAAGGCCTGCGCATCGGTACCGTGAGACGGCCACCGCGAGGTGTCCCCAAGGCGGAGTTCGCCAGCAGGGACTATTACGATGTGTGGTACCCGGTACTTTCACCCTCCGCCGATCTAGTCGCGGAAGCGCAAGCAGCGACAGACGACAAGGCTTGGCGCGCATTCGACAGACATTTCCGGTCGCAGATGGCCGAACCAGACGCGAGTCGCACCTTGGATCTGCTGGCGGCGCTATCCCATCGGACCAATTTCTCACTCGGCTGCTATTGCGAGAACGAGGCCCATTGCCACCGGTCGATCCTGCGAGACCTGCTGGCTAAGCGCGGCGCCGATATCGCCTGA
- a CDS encoding FUSC family protein gives MAGLSEVRGPATALWFKLLYVVLIAACLQPASGPSASAHAWMAGLDFLRGGLFACAVSLVLIPSDRETRPRTEIIAIYDALRRFAVALAEAGSLDMTPHKQEIRLCIETARRALASRRGLADPVALVHYAYAIAVGDAIFALLIVAGELRERLGVGHALPLACAASRLTDIHAQVLQALSCHGPDLPALTAVLFRDLRELAARRTHASTPPAYQSALAALAQFPAFDRWREGFSWPNSGFAGLIDRLGLMLADLAARDTRVTRHSVRLALAGGLSLLPAQIWHVDHGYWVAVTVIMVLSPRLQTTRQISFLRFAGSLAGALLACAISLWHPTPAPVLGLSALFLASAYAARLAGNPAGFAFCLTPAVILFSWLGEPTSSSSQVAAMRGLDTAIGCLIALASYYILAPRAELSRVFRHSIDALAVNAVYLRAASRSSRTLTPSHLRLEALRVAAGRASSRAEATLSQSAGDLASDLTAAHTSLHDTARRMASLAGLIRAGAESGSVNEHPGPAVQAMLSELEVRLAEVAARPGRIDAIAPSAPDRIGPSPLATTAFEQFLVEQAAYANAHVDSAHQAVARMSALASAHEHGGRSRRGSLHAS, from the coding sequence ATGGCAGGCTTGTCGGAGGTTCGCGGTCCCGCCACCGCGCTTTGGTTCAAGCTCCTTTACGTGGTGTTGATCGCCGCATGCCTGCAGCCTGCGTCGGGGCCATCCGCCTCCGCTCATGCCTGGATGGCCGGCTTGGATTTTCTTCGCGGCGGCCTGTTCGCCTGCGCGGTCAGTCTTGTGCTGATCCCCTCGGATCGCGAGACACGCCCACGGACCGAGATCATTGCTATCTACGACGCACTGCGACGGTTCGCAGTGGCGCTCGCAGAAGCAGGCTCGCTGGATATGACACCGCACAAGCAGGAGATTCGCCTGTGCATCGAAACGGCGCGCAGGGCGCTAGCCAGCCGGCGTGGCCTGGCCGATCCCGTTGCGCTCGTGCACTACGCCTACGCCATCGCGGTCGGCGATGCGATATTCGCGCTGTTGATTGTCGCCGGTGAATTGCGCGAAAGGCTGGGCGTCGGCCATGCGTTGCCACTAGCCTGCGCGGCTAGCCGCCTGACCGACATCCACGCTCAAGTTCTGCAAGCCCTGTCCTGCCACGGCCCGGACCTTCCCGCGCTGACGGCCGTGCTCTTCCGGGACCTGCGCGAACTGGCTGCCCGGCGTACCCATGCCAGCACGCCTCCGGCATATCAATCGGCCCTGGCAGCGCTTGCGCAGTTTCCTGCGTTCGATCGCTGGCGCGAGGGCTTCTCCTGGCCGAACAGCGGGTTCGCCGGCCTGATCGATCGCCTCGGTCTCATGCTCGCAGATCTGGCCGCGCGCGACACTCGCGTCACCCGGCACTCGGTGCGCCTTGCGCTCGCCGGCGGCCTGAGTCTTCTGCCCGCGCAAATTTGGCATGTCGATCACGGCTACTGGGTGGCCGTCACCGTGATCATGGTGTTGAGTCCGCGGCTGCAGACGACTCGCCAGATCTCGTTTTTGCGATTTGCCGGATCTCTGGCCGGTGCCCTGCTCGCCTGCGCGATCAGCCTGTGGCACCCAACGCCAGCGCCGGTGCTGGGACTAAGCGCCCTCTTCCTGGCGAGTGCCTATGCTGCGCGGCTGGCGGGCAACCCCGCGGGCTTTGCCTTCTGTCTCACACCAGCGGTCATTCTCTTCTCCTGGCTCGGTGAACCCACATCGAGCAGCAGCCAGGTCGCAGCGATGCGAGGGCTCGATACCGCGATCGGGTGTCTGATCGCACTGGCTAGCTATTACATACTGGCACCGCGTGCCGAGCTGTCGCGCGTCTTCCGCCACAGCATTGACGCGCTGGCGGTCAACGCCGTCTACCTGCGCGCGGCGAGCCGCTCCTCGCGCACACTCACGCCGTCCCATTTGCGGCTCGAGGCCCTGCGCGTAGCGGCGGGCCGTGCATCATCTCGCGCCGAAGCCACGCTGTCCCAGTCTGCCGGGGATCTCGCTTCCGATCTGACGGCGGCCCACACGTCGCTCCATGACACGGCGCGGCGCATGGCTTCCCTGGCCGGGCTGATTCGGGCCGGCGCGGAATCGGGAAGTGTCAACGAGCACCCGGGTCCTGCGGTTCAGGCCATGCTCTCGGAACTTGAGGTACGACTGGCGGAGGTTGCGGCACGACCAGGGCGGATTGATGCGATAGCCCCCTCCGCACCTGACAGGATCGGACCATCTCCACTCGCCACCACGGCATTCGAGCAGTTCCTGGTCGAACAAGCAGCGTACGCCAATGCCCACGTCGACAGCGCGCATCAAGCCGTTGCCCGGATGAGCGCACTGGCCTCTGCGCACGAGCACGGCGGCCGCTCCCGGCGAGGCAGCCTGCACGCCAGTTGA
- a CDS encoding nucleoside recognition domain-containing protein: MALNLVWLGFFLVSFVAACVRLIGGDTAVFPAMLASLFDSARTAFEISLGLAGVMSLWIGIMRVGERAGAVDMFARLVNPLLRHFFPGVPQGHPAQGAMMMNISANMLGLDNAATPLGLNAMRELQSLNRQPSTATNAQIMFIVLNTAGLTLIPTSVIAIRQAMAVKQGLVGFNAADIFLPTLLATAVSCLAGLLAVAWVQRLNLLKPAVLVTFGLIGGLLGVLFFWLRHAPPDQVSKLTALAGSGFILSLITLFLVVGALRRINVYDAFIDGAKEGFGVAVQIIPYLVAILVAIGLFRVTGCMDVVMQALTSVFQWLGMNTDFVPALPVGLMKILSGAGARGLMVDVMTTYGVDSFQARLAAIIQGSTETTFYVLAVYFGSVNVRNTRHALACALFADGVGLVAAVWIAYLFR; this comes from the coding sequence ATGGCACTGAACCTCGTCTGGCTCGGATTCTTTCTCGTTTCTTTTGTCGCCGCATGTGTGCGGTTGATTGGTGGCGACACCGCGGTGTTTCCAGCCATGCTGGCCAGCCTGTTCGACAGCGCGCGCACTGCCTTCGAGATTTCACTTGGGTTGGCCGGAGTGATGAGCCTGTGGATCGGCATCATGCGCGTCGGCGAGCGCGCCGGCGCCGTGGATATGTTCGCCCGACTGGTGAATCCACTATTGCGCCACTTCTTCCCCGGCGTGCCGCAGGGCCATCCGGCGCAAGGCGCGATGATGATGAATATCTCCGCCAACATGCTGGGGCTCGATAACGCCGCCACGCCACTCGGGCTCAATGCGATGCGTGAGCTCCAGTCGCTGAATCGCCAGCCCAGCACCGCCACCAATGCGCAAATCATGTTCATTGTGCTGAACACGGCGGGGCTGACGCTGATTCCGACATCGGTGATCGCCATCCGACAGGCGATGGCTGTGAAACAGGGATTGGTTGGCTTCAATGCTGCGGATATTTTTCTGCCGACACTGCTGGCCACGGCGGTGTCTTGCCTGGCTGGATTGCTGGCCGTAGCGTGGGTCCAGCGGCTCAACCTGCTCAAACCCGCCGTACTGGTCACGTTTGGCCTCATCGGGGGCCTGCTTGGCGTCCTGTTCTTCTGGTTGCGACATGCTCCGCCAGATCAAGTCAGCAAGCTCACTGCCCTGGCCGGCAGTGGATTTATCCTTTCCCTGATCACCCTCTTCCTGGTCGTTGGAGCCCTGCGCCGCATCAATGTCTACGATGCGTTTATCGATGGCGCCAAGGAAGGGTTCGGCGTGGCGGTGCAGATCATTCCCTACCTGGTGGCCATCCTCGTTGCCATCGGCCTGTTTCGTGTAACAGGCTGCATGGATGTGGTGATGCAAGCGCTTACGAGTGTCTTTCAGTGGCTCGGCATGAATACCGATTTCGTGCCCGCCCTGCCCGTTGGGCTTATGAAGATCCTCTCCGGGGCCGGTGCAAGGGGACTAATGGTCGACGTGATGACAACCTACGGCGTCGACTCCTTCCAGGCACGGCTCGCAGCCATTATCCAGGGATCGACGGAAACCACCTTCTATGTGCTTGCGGTGTACTTCGGCAGCGTCAATGTGCGCAATACAAGGCACGCGCTAGCCTGCGCACTATTTGCTGACGGCGTTGGACTCGTTGCGGCTGTCTGGATTGCCTATCTTTTCCGCTAG
- a CDS encoding NYN domain-containing protein produces the protein MILSVQLATAANAMKKQVLNIAVYVDMENVASIDFALEDLMSALLLAEDDHNCIFVIKAAYGSQGNAKKALKEQLIDHNFTLIDTPKIGVEKNRADLCISLDAFETLYLGNPRIDRYCFLTSDSDFTVIGDRLRKYGKEVWLACRRKDKDRAILAKAFDTMLFLEDFAQAKIRTFDDAIENLFVKALRNIERSKLPVNVSTANNKMKELDPSFDVSRTIYKNFMPLVKEMASRGHLRFITSPGGENRITDILS, from the coding sequence ATGATTCTTTCAGTTCAACTCGCAACAGCTGCCAATGCCATGAAGAAACAGGTTCTCAACATTGCAGTTTATGTCGATATGGAGAACGTTGCATCGATCGATTTTGCGCTCGAGGATTTGATGAGCGCTCTACTCCTTGCAGAGGATGACCATAATTGCATCTTCGTCATTAAGGCGGCTTATGGTAGTCAAGGCAACGCGAAGAAGGCGCTTAAAGAACAGCTGATCGATCACAACTTTACGTTGATCGATACCCCAAAAATTGGCGTCGAGAAGAATCGCGCAGATCTGTGCATTAGCCTTGATGCGTTCGAAACCCTCTACCTCGGGAACCCAAGGATCGATCGCTACTGCTTCCTTACCAGCGACTCTGACTTTACCGTCATCGGCGATCGGCTCCGAAAATATGGGAAGGAGGTTTGGCTAGCATGCCGTCGCAAGGACAAGGACCGAGCCATTCTTGCTAAGGCCTTCGACACCATGTTGTTCCTGGAAGACTTCGCGCAGGCTAAGATTCGGACGTTTGATGACGCTATTGAGAACCTTTTCGTCAAAGCTCTGCGCAACATCGAGCGCAGCAAGTTGCCCGTAAATGTGTCAACGGCCAATAACAAGATGAAAGAGCTCGACCCAAGCTTCGATGTCTCCCGGACGATCTACAAGAACTTCATGCCCTTAGTGAAGGAAATGGCTAGTCGCGGTCATCTGCGCTTCATCACGTCGCCGGGTGGGGAGAATCGGATCACCGATATCTTGTCCTAG
- a CDS encoding nucleoside/nucleotide kinase family protein, giving the protein MVTWSHSVSIPIKTEFEVGAASNEEATGSKNLPRLKDRITEELVIGLVGPVGSGCTTTGAQIATILERDYGYKVYRHKLSDLIVSHAHLTGEKFDDNHRGADRISQLQRIGDNLRRLCGHGYLAAKAIERIAQLRMEFGFGKSLDGLDVPLSVRTVHIIDSLKNPNELRLLRDTYGGMFWLFGVFAPESVRKDRLEHHQRLDPESLQAIIKRDYSEAEKHGQSVRDVFHQADFFVRNDQSNEGMLTLVLNRYLEILFGYPVHTPNSDESAMAAAHAEASKSACLSRQVGAAIASPLAGC; this is encoded by the coding sequence ATGGTCACGTGGTCACACTCTGTCTCCATACCCATCAAAACAGAGTTCGAGGTGGGGGCTGCATCGAACGAAGAAGCGACCGGTTCCAAAAACCTTCCACGTCTGAAGGACCGGATCACTGAGGAGCTGGTTATCGGCCTAGTGGGACCAGTGGGATCGGGATGCACCACGACAGGCGCACAGATCGCGACAATACTGGAGCGCGACTACGGCTACAAAGTTTATCGTCATAAGCTGAGCGACTTGATTGTTAGTCACGCCCACCTAACGGGAGAGAAATTTGATGATAACCACCGTGGGGCCGATCGCATCAGTCAACTGCAACGTATAGGCGACAATCTTCGTCGACTGTGCGGACATGGTTACTTAGCAGCAAAAGCAATCGAAAGAATTGCTCAACTGCGCATGGAATTCGGATTCGGCAAAAGTCTTGATGGACTAGATGTGCCGCTGAGCGTCAGAACGGTACATATCATCGACTCGCTCAAGAACCCAAATGAATTGCGCCTACTCCGCGATACATATGGCGGCATGTTCTGGCTATTCGGGGTCTTCGCACCAGAAAGCGTGCGCAAGGACCGGCTGGAGCACCACCAACGCTTGGATCCAGAGAGCCTACAGGCAATCATCAAGCGCGACTATAGCGAAGCTGAGAAGCATGGCCAAAGCGTAAGAGACGTGTTCCACCAAGCTGATTTTTTCGTCCGAAACGATCAGTCAAACGAGGGGATGCTCACACTCGTCTTGAATCGCTATTTGGAGATCCTCTTCGGCTACCCTGTCCACACGCCGAATTCGGACGAATCAGCGATGGCGGCAGCTCATGCTGAGGCGAGCAAGTCGGCCTGCTTGTCACGGCAAGTGGGAGCTGCAATTGCCAGTCCTCTAGCAGGCTGCTGA
- a CDS encoding IS5-like element ISRme1 family transposase, producing MRGADTFTESLFTMRRLEDFVPKSHPLRAIRTMANQALAKMDRLFAQMYEADIKGGRPSIAPEKLLRAMLLQVLYSVRSERQLMEQTHYNLLFRWFIGLAMDDVVWVPSVFSKNRERLIKHDAVIDFFNEVLAIAQKKDWLSGEHFSVDGTLIKAWAGHKSFVRKDGDDQDDNDGADFKGEKRSNETHESKTDPDAKLYRKGKTASELRYMGHTLSDNRHGLVVSAMVTNADGHAEREAAKVMLNDARQVIEDLNVEVTVGADKGYDAHEFIQACLELKVTPHVAQNTSGRRSAVPDAIAGTKGYAISQQKRKLIEQGFGWAKTVGRMRQVMVRGLKKVDQMFVLSMAAYNLVRMRSLGQIRPQLQ from the coding sequence ATGCGCGGCGCTGACACCTTCACCGAAAGTTTGTTCACCATGCGGCGGCTGGAAGATTTCGTGCCGAAGTCCCACCCCCTGCGCGCGATCCGCACCATGGCGAACCAGGCGCTGGCGAAGATGGATCGGCTGTTCGCGCAAATGTACGAGGCCGATATCAAGGGTGGCCGGCCCAGCATCGCGCCGGAGAAGTTGCTGCGGGCCATGCTGCTGCAGGTGCTCTACAGCGTCCGGTCGGAGCGCCAGCTCATGGAACAGACGCACTACAACTTGCTGTTTCGCTGGTTCATTGGCCTGGCGATGGATGATGTGGTCTGGGTGCCCAGCGTCTTCAGCAAGAACCGGGAACGGCTGATCAAGCACGATGCTGTGATCGACTTCTTCAACGAAGTGCTGGCCATCGCGCAGAAGAAGGACTGGCTGTCGGGCGAGCACTTCAGCGTCGACGGCACGTTGATTAAGGCGTGGGCTGGCCACAAGAGCTTTGTACGCAAGGATGGCGACGACCAAGACGATAACGACGGTGCTGACTTCAAGGGTGAAAAGCGCAGCAACGAGACGCACGAGTCCAAAACCGATCCCGATGCCAAGCTGTACCGCAAGGGCAAAACCGCCAGTGAACTGCGTTACATGGGTCATACCCTGAGCGACAACCGCCACGGCCTGGTGGTGAGCGCCATGGTGACCAATGCGGACGGACACGCCGAGCGCGAGGCCGCGAAGGTCATGCTCAACGATGCCAGGCAGGTGATTGAGGACCTGAATGTGGAAGTCACCGTGGGTGCGGACAAGGGCTACGACGCGCACGAGTTCATTCAAGCCTGCCTGGAGTTGAAGGTGACGCCGCACGTCGCACAAAACACCTCTGGCCGCCGCTCGGCCGTTCCCGACGCCATTGCAGGCACCAAGGGTTATGCCATCTCACAGCAGAAGCGCAAGCTGATTGAACAAGGCTTTGGATGGGCCAAGACCGTTGGGCGCATGCGCCAGGTGATGGTGCGCGGACTAAAGAAGGTCGATCAAATGTTTGTGCTGAGCATGGCCGCCTACAACCTCGTGCGCATGCGTTCGCTGGGACAAATCCGTCCGCAGTTGCAGTAA
- a CDS encoding deaminase, which translates to MGLRHEIFQPPHGEQTFGEGVSAAHERGIVWSPQINDSASRRADVRCRYFSSLLGEIIGLGRNDVPRFSGGLYDEDDREHDHRCFKWMGHCCHNDDKKNLLYQQIAKKLIDKGLVANAALTNSVIEALKETDVRSLIEYSRAVHAEMDAIISVARANKAGLNGGTLYATTFPCHSCARHIVASGITKVLYIEPYPKSLALDLHRDAVSDDEAYKSSKVVFLQYSGVAPRNMLTFFSARLTRKTSDGKLIEFDKRTAKPLVAVSLDDFPTHEKFVVAEYAEHEKNATSGTQAALFES; encoded by the coding sequence GTGGGACTTCGGCACGAAATCTTCCAGCCGCCGCATGGTGAACAAACTTTCGGTGAAGGTGTCAGCGCCGCGCATGAACGTGGGATTGTATGGAGTCCTCAGATTAACGATTCAGCAAGTCGTCGCGCTGACGTTCGCTGCCGGTATTTCAGCAGCCTGCTAGGAGAAATCATCGGGCTCGGACGTAACGACGTCCCACGTTTCAGCGGTGGACTGTACGACGAAGATGACAGGGAACACGATCATCGATGTTTCAAGTGGATGGGGCACTGCTGTCACAACGACGACAAGAAGAATCTGCTCTACCAACAGATCGCCAAGAAGCTTATCGACAAAGGCCTTGTGGCAAACGCCGCACTAACGAATAGTGTGATCGAGGCATTAAAGGAGACGGATGTCAGATCGTTAATTGAGTATTCAAGGGCCGTGCATGCGGAGATGGATGCCATCATCTCAGTTGCCCGCGCCAACAAGGCCGGCCTGAATGGGGGAACCCTTTACGCCACAACATTCCCTTGTCATTCTTGCGCTCGACACATTGTTGCAAGCGGCATTACGAAGGTACTGTACATCGAGCCCTACCCGAAAAGCTTGGCCCTCGATCTTCATCGCGATGCTGTCTCTGATGATGAAGCGTACAAGTCATCAAAGGTGGTGTTCCTGCAGTATTCAGGCGTTGCGCCGCGGAACATGCTCACATTCTTCAGTGCGAGATTGACACGGAAGACGAGCGATGGAAAACTAATCGAGTTTGACAAGCGTACGGCGAAGCCGTTGGTCGCTGTATCGCTAGATGACTTTCCAACCCATGAGAAGTTTGTGGTCGCCGAATACGCGGAACATGAAAAAAACGCCACATCCGGAACCCAGGCAGCTCTCTTTGAATCTTGA
- a CDS encoding universal stress protein produces MASKAYSKIVVAVDGSSTSDLALQEAIRVAGGSGATILALYVVDNAMVLFDAGYYDPSQIERAFVESGTRALEAASKLLGDAGVKFETQLVTEPAVAGDIAGSINAAASEWGGDLLVIGTHGRRGVRRLVLGSVAEAVIRQSTMPVLLVRGTSSEQ; encoded by the coding sequence ATGGCGAGCAAGGCTTACAGCAAGATCGTGGTGGCGGTGGATGGAAGCAGCACCTCGGATCTGGCATTGCAGGAGGCGATTCGTGTGGCGGGGGGCAGCGGGGCGACGATTCTCGCGCTCTACGTCGTCGACAATGCCATGGTGCTGTTCGACGCCGGGTACTACGATCCGTCGCAGATCGAACGCGCTTTCGTGGAAAGTGGCACTCGGGCCCTCGAGGCGGCCAGCAAGTTGCTCGGCGATGCTGGGGTGAAGTTCGAGACGCAACTCGTCACGGAACCTGCCGTGGCCGGGGACATAGCTGGGTCGATCAACGCCGCGGCCAGTGAGTGGGGCGGCGATTTGCTCGTCATCGGTACACACGGCCGACGCGGCGTGCGCAGGCTCGTGCTCGGCAGCGTTGCCGAAGCCGTGATTCGTCAGTCGACCATGCCGGTCTTGCTCGTGCGCGGGACGTCGTCAGAGCAGTAA
- a CDS encoding IS3-like element ISRme13 family transposase (programmed frameshift), protein MTSKTKRAQYTLEFKLEAVRLVKSGQSMAVVSATLGIRAQTLHNWVKAEREGKLTGAGMKPVSPEQMELARLRAEVARLKMERDIFKKSRSILCEGVGVRYAFIERNRRYWPVSVLCELLGVSPSGYHQRKQRTVSTDRPDRGRLSDDALLAHIKAIHAGVKGEYGWPRMWKELLARGVRVGKERVRKLMALHGIRARHKRKYIATTNSNHDLPVAPNLLQRDFSPAAPNQVWTSDITYVATAEGWLYLVVIIDLFSRQVVGWSMQPHMKAELVTDALRMAWFRRRPEAGVIVHTDRGSQYCSHLFQDALKAYGMRSSMSRRGDCWDNAPTESLWGSLKVARLHGRQFATRRAAMDEVIDWLGFYNASRLHSTLGYVSPMTFEKNWSAAQQHRAA, encoded by the exons ATGACAAGCAAGACAAAGCGGGCGCAGTACACGCTGGAATTCAAGCTGGAAGCGGTACGGCTGGTGAAGAGCGGGCAGAGCATGGCAGTGGTTAGCGCGACCCTGGGCATCAGAGCGCAGACGCTGCATAACTGGGTCAAGGCGGAGCGGGAAGGCAAGCTGACTGGTGCGGGTATGAAGCCGGTCAGCCCGGAGCAGATGGAGCTGGCCCGGCTTCGGGCGGAGGTGGCGCGCTTGAAGATGGAGCGCGATATTT TTAAAAAAAGCCGCAGCATACTTTGCGAAGGAGTCGGTGTGAGGTATGCGTTCATCGAGCGAAACCGACGTTACTGGCCGGTCTCGGTCCTGTGTGAGCTGTTAGGGGTCAGCCCCAGCGGCTATCACCAGCGCAAGCAACGCACAGTAAGCACCGACAGGCCAGATAGAGGCCGACTCAGTGACGATGCCTTGTTGGCCCACATCAAGGCGATTCACGCCGGGGTCAAGGGGGAGTACGGCTGGCCGCGCATGTGGAAGGAACTGCTGGCGCGTGGGGTGCGGGTGGGCAAGGAGCGTGTTCGCAAGCTGATGGCGCTGCACGGCATCCGTGCCCGCCACAAGCGCAAGTACATCGCGACAACCAACTCGAACCACGATTTGCCGGTGGCCCCCAATCTGCTGCAACGCGACTTTAGCCCAGCAGCACCCAATCAAGTCTGGACGAGCGACATAACCTATGTGGCGACCGCCGAAGGCTGGCTCTACCTGGTGGTCATCATCGACCTGTTCAGCCGGCAGGTGGTTGGCTGGTCGATGCAACCACACATGAAGGCCGAATTGGTCACGGACGCGCTGCGCATGGCCTGGTTCCGGCGCCGCCCGGAAGCCGGTGTGATTGTGCACACCGACCGGGGAAGCCAGTATTGCAGCCATCTGTTTCAAGACGCCCTGAAGGCGTATGGCATGCGCTCGTCAATGAGCCGCAGGGGCGATTGCTGGGACAACGCGCCGACTGAGAGTCTGTGGGGGTCGTTGAAGGTCGCTCGCCTGCACGGTCGCCAGTTCGCTACCCGCCGCGCCGCAATGGACGAGGTAATTGACTGGCTTGGCTTTTATAATGCCAGCCGACTCCACTCGACGCTGGGCTACGTCAGCCCCATGACGTTCGAGAAAAACTGGTCCGCAGCTCAGCAACACCGGGCTGCCTAA
- a CDS encoding PDDEXK-like family protein, with product MDLLTPRENQHSDLLAWCFNAREGHGQGDAILKDFLVALYGAASDVEPGDRVAGKGLSRDFIRQWTPARVLTTSFATAFCYREYTLPRIDGDGGARRLDLLVVDQANRLLIVVENKAGTRFRTGQLEGYLESVQRTLLTRPAFREFSVVFVALDRDYLVNDDDESGAQDFDRRWVRLNYEWLKPAGKRAEFSVERGNQSAALLLSYCRRQTGWESESMKIVTKLAVDIAVRYPTLVKQFADVAKELGQPESWTPTLMSPDSVEGQLLRFYRQYESAVDSLLDLTPLQRLHTKLAEEFSTLDNDWEVHEYARVRAAYQLPSDQSMPKTDGAWPLYLYIRHINPDTNGTSMFRVMLCWRPWLIPEDARQRVCDALAKVYPAVASTVDRTKTRWLEREECSFDRAVALGAEIVRKIDGELGGARY from the coding sequence TTGGATCTACTGACGCCGCGTGAAAACCAGCACTCAGACTTACTGGCATGGTGCTTCAATGCAAGGGAGGGACACGGTCAAGGGGACGCAATTCTTAAAGACTTCCTGGTTGCTCTTTACGGGGCCGCCTCAGATGTGGAGCCTGGAGATCGCGTGGCAGGGAAAGGGTTGAGCCGTGACTTCATTCGGCAGTGGACTCCGGCTCGGGTTCTTACGACGAGTTTTGCAACAGCTTTTTGTTACCGCGAGTACACGCTACCACGGATTGATGGAGATGGCGGCGCTAGGCGATTGGATCTCCTTGTAGTTGACCAAGCCAATCGCTTGCTCATTGTTGTTGAAAACAAGGCCGGAACGCGCTTCCGCACGGGACAACTTGAAGGGTATCTTGAGAGCGTTCAGCGAACGCTACTGACGCGCCCAGCCTTTCGCGAGTTCTCCGTGGTATTTGTGGCGCTGGATCGCGATTACCTCGTTAATGATGATGATGAGAGTGGTGCACAGGACTTTGACCGGCGTTGGGTCAGATTGAACTACGAATGGTTGAAGCCTGCCGGAAAGCGAGCGGAGTTTTCTGTCGAACGGGGAAATCAGAGCGCCGCGCTATTGCTTTCCTACTGCCGTCGCCAGACAGGATGGGAGTCGGAGTCGATGAAGATCGTGACTAAGCTTGCCGTTGACATTGCAGTACGGTATCCCACTCTTGTAAAGCAATTTGCTGACGTTGCGAAGGAGCTTGGGCAGCCTGAGTCTTGGACGCCGACACTGATGTCTCCTGACAGTGTTGAAGGCCAGCTCCTGCGCTTCTACCGCCAGTACGAGTCTGCAGTTGATTCCCTACTCGACTTGACACCTTTGCAGCGGTTGCACACGAAGCTTGCAGAAGAGTTTTCGACCTTGGACAACGACTGGGAGGTACATGAGTACGCGCGCGTTCGTGCAGCCTATCAACTTCCGTCCGACCAGTCGATGCCAAAAACTGACGGCGCATGGCCTCTGTATCTATACATTAGACACATTAATCCAGACACTAATGGCACATCGATGTTTCGAGTCATGTTGTGCTGGAGACCTTGGCTCATTCCCGAGGATGCGCGTCAGCGCGTTTGTGATGCTCTTGCAAAAGTCTATCCGGCAGTGGCTTCTACTGTGGATCGAACTAAGACTCGGTGGCTCGAAAGAGAAGAGTGCTCGTTTGATCGTGCAGTAGCACTTGGGGCTGAAATTGTACGAAAAATCGATGGCGAACTTGGCGGAGCACGCTACTAG
- a CDS encoding DUF1488 family protein yields the protein MVDITFPNSNPTYCGTSLTLSCPATVNGNRSQYSVTAEALEAYCGARSPREEDLVRAFTNNRARIEQLAHSMFELTEAREIMLRGGHFRFAG from the coding sequence ATGGTCGATATCACGTTCCCGAACAGCAACCCGACATACTGTGGCACTAGTCTGACGCTCTCCTGCCCGGCGACCGTCAACGGCAATCGTTCGCAGTATTCGGTCACGGCCGAGGCGCTTGAGGCCTATTGCGGCGCGCGCTCCCCGCGCGAAGAGGATCTGGTGCGCGCCTTTACGAACAACCGCGCGCGCATCGAGCAACTGGCGCACAGCATGTTCGAACTGACCGAAGCGCGCGAGATCATGCTGCGTGGCGGACACTTCCGCTTCGCCGGCTGA